A DNA window from Mya arenaria isolate MELC-2E11 chromosome 17, ASM2691426v1 contains the following coding sequences:
- the LOC128224007 gene encoding uncharacterized protein LOC128224007 isoform X1, with amino-acid sequence MVRIMEVAGSAQSTRSAERTKRCIRITAWATRILALLSIVFCIVAFKSTNGYVFGVFLIVISILSVMSPLNFYCGCNSDCSRYTNAAKAIGHWGVYLWMFMSNMGYGMMFGYSWYYWMATSHYYKAAQLLDTLFAMSLIITFFLSIFNLYSFCLVYKYGCCFMNEIDKDNSQQGVETAVVMNQQISTIGSGIPVNGVQFTNAAMGAQQPFTSPGIQYPQYQPYPAGPFYMAAPFPQAVGVTTDSVGVSFPQTMADAGGPPPYAEADPNEKQPQ; translated from the exons ATGGTTAGGATTATGGAAG TTGCTGGAAGTGCACAGAGCACGAGATCGGCTGAGCGCACCAAGAGATGTATCCGTATCACAGCATGGGCCACACGAATTCTAGCTCTCCTCAGCATCGTGTTTTGTATCGTGGCGTTTAAGTCGACAAATGGATATGTGTTTGGAGTCTTCTTGATTGTCATATCCATCCTT AGTGTTATGAGCCCGTTAAACTTCTACTGTGGCTGCAATTCGGATTGTTCAAGATACACAAACGCTGCAAAA GCAATCGGACATTGGGGTGTCTATTTGTGGATGTTCATGAGCAACATGGGATACGGCATGATGTTTGGGTACAGCTGGTACTATTGGATGGCAACTAGCCACTACTATAAAGCTGCCCAGTTACTGGACACATTATTTGCAATGTCCCTGATCATCACTTTCTTCCTATCGATATTCAACCTTTACTCGTTTTGCCTTGTCTACAAGTACGGCTGTTGCTTCATGAATGAAATCGATAAGGACAACTCTCAGCAAGGGGTTGAAACAGCTGTCGTGATGAATCAACAGATATCCACGATCGGAAGCGGTATTCCGGTTAAC GGTGTACAGTTTACAAATGCTGCAATGGGTGCTCAGCAACCGTTTACCAGCCCTGGGATACAGTACCCTCAATACCAGCCATATCCTGCCGGACCTTTTTACATGGCTGCACCTTTCCCACAAGCTGTTGGTGTAACAACTGACTCAGTTGGCGTATCTTTTCCACAAACAATGGCGGACGCAGGTGGCCCTCCACCATACGCTGAAGCTGATCCGAATGAGAAACAACCACAGTGA
- the LOC128224007 gene encoding uncharacterized protein LOC128224007 isoform X2, whose protein sequence is MHTQVAGSAQSTRSAERTKRCIRITAWATRILALLSIVFCIVAFKSTNGYVFGVFLIVISILSVMSPLNFYCGCNSDCSRYTNAAKAIGHWGVYLWMFMSNMGYGMMFGYSWYYWMATSHYYKAAQLLDTLFAMSLIITFFLSIFNLYSFCLVYKYGCCFMNEIDKDNSQQGVETAVVMNQQISTIGSGIPVNGVQFTNAAMGAQQPFTSPGIQYPQYQPYPAGPFYMAAPFPQAVGVTTDSVGVSFPQTMADAGGPPPYAEADPNEKQPQ, encoded by the exons ATGCATACTCAAG TTGCTGGAAGTGCACAGAGCACGAGATCGGCTGAGCGCACCAAGAGATGTATCCGTATCACAGCATGGGCCACACGAATTCTAGCTCTCCTCAGCATCGTGTTTTGTATCGTGGCGTTTAAGTCGACAAATGGATATGTGTTTGGAGTCTTCTTGATTGTCATATCCATCCTT AGTGTTATGAGCCCGTTAAACTTCTACTGTGGCTGCAATTCGGATTGTTCAAGATACACAAACGCTGCAAAA GCAATCGGACATTGGGGTGTCTATTTGTGGATGTTCATGAGCAACATGGGATACGGCATGATGTTTGGGTACAGCTGGTACTATTGGATGGCAACTAGCCACTACTATAAAGCTGCCCAGTTACTGGACACATTATTTGCAATGTCCCTGATCATCACTTTCTTCCTATCGATATTCAACCTTTACTCGTTTTGCCTTGTCTACAAGTACGGCTGTTGCTTCATGAATGAAATCGATAAGGACAACTCTCAGCAAGGGGTTGAAACAGCTGTCGTGATGAATCAACAGATATCCACGATCGGAAGCGGTATTCCGGTTAAC GGTGTACAGTTTACAAATGCTGCAATGGGTGCTCAGCAACCGTTTACCAGCCCTGGGATACAGTACCCTCAATACCAGCCATATCCTGCCGGACCTTTTTACATGGCTGCACCTTTCCCACAAGCTGTTGGTGTAACAACTGACTCAGTTGGCGTATCTTTTCCACAAACAATGGCGGACGCAGGTGGCCCTCCACCATACGCTGAAGCTGATCCGAATGAGAAACAACCACAGTGA